Proteins found in one Oncorhynchus mykiss isolate Arlee chromosome 17, USDA_OmykA_1.1, whole genome shotgun sequence genomic segment:
- the LOC110494349 gene encoding sodium-dependent neutral amino acid transporter SLC6A17-like, producing the protein MRKNSKVTQREHTSEHVTESVADLLAHEAPLDYKNSSLNVGGVPGKKIVLEPPENDGRPAWNSKLQYILAQVGFSVGLGNVWRFPYLCQKNGGGAYLVPYFILLILIGVPLFFLELAVGQKIRRGSIGVWNYVCPLLGGIGVSSLMVCGFVGLYYNVIIGWSIFYFFQSFQYPLPWAECPIRRNGSLAIVEPECEKSSATTYFWYRQTLNTTSTIADSGGLNVKMTLSLLVAWIIVCLAVIRGIASSGKVMYFSSLFPYVVLFCFLVRGLLLKGAVDGIAHMFTPKLEKMLEPQVWREAATQVFFALGLGFGGVIAFSSYNKIDNNCHFDAVLVSFINFFTSILATLVVFAVLGFKANLMNEKCVMENGEKILGYLNSNVLSHDLIPPHVNFSQLSTVDYAEIYAVIKTVKEGSFAELSLDPCVLEDELNKSVQGTGLAFIAFTEAMTHFPASPFWSVMFFFMLINLGLGSMIGTMTGITTPVLDTYKVQKELFTVCCCIIAFFCGLLFVQRSGNYFVTMFDDYSAGLPLTIVVILENVSVAWIYGTKRFMQDLEDMLGFRPHAFYFYMWKYVSPCCLIVLITATVIEMAISPPGYNAWVEELAQERFQSYPPWALAMCFSLIVVAMLPLPVVFIARYFNLMSDGSNKLSVSYRKNMMKDISNLEEVDEARSILGKNPGETPSPKPPSQAYLGPPGTNPLENPNSLSPNSCYGTSYQNAISPQPPPPLSPPLPLSPTHDHCPSSSCPSPSLTLDP; encoded by the exons ATGCGTAAGAACAGTAAGGTGACGCAGCGTGAGCATACCAGTGAGCATGTCACAGAGTCGGTGGCAGACCTGCTCGCTCACGAAGCGCCGCTCGACTACAAGAACAGTTCTCTGAATGTTGGAGGGGTACCCGGGAAGAAGATTGTTCTCGAGCCCCCCGAGAACGATGGCCGCCCAGCCTGGAACAGCAAACTTCAGTACATTCTGGCCCAGGTGGGCTTCTCTGTGGGGCTAGGAAACGTCTGGCGCTTCCCTTACCTGTGCCAAAAGAATGGAGGAG GTGCCTATCTGGTCCCGTAtttcatcctcctcatcctcatcggCGTCCCGCTCTTCTTCCTGGAGCTAGCGGTGGGCCAGAAGATCCGACGTGGGAGCATCGGGGTGTGGAACTACGTGTGCCCCCTACTGGGTGGGATAGGGGTGTCCAGCCTAATG GTGTGTGGCTTTGTGGGGCTCTACTACAACGTCATCATCGGCTGGAGCATCTTCTACTTCTTCCAGTCCTTCCAGTACCCACTGCCATGGGCAGAATGCCCTATCAGGAGGAATGGATCATTAGCCA TCGTGGAGCCTGAGTGTGAGAAAAGCTCGGCCACTACCTACTTCTGGTACCGCCAGACTCTGAACACCACCAGCACCATTGCAGACAGTGGTGGCCTGAACGTCAAGATGACCCTGTCTCTGCTGGTGGCCTGGATCATCGTCTGCCTGGCTGTCATCAGAGGCATTGCGTCCTCCGGGAAA GTGATGTACTTCAGCTCGCTGTTTCCCTACGTGGTGCTCTTCTGTTTCCTGGTGAGAGGTTTGCTGTTGAAGGGTGCTGTTGATGGCATTGCACACATGTTCACTCCCAAG CTGGAGAAGATGCTGGAGCCCCAGGTGTGGAGGGAGGCAGCCACCCAGGTGTTCTTTGCCCTGGGCCTGGGCTTCGGTGGAGTGATTGCCTTCTCCAGCTACAACAAGATAGACAACAACTGCCACTTTGACGCCGTGCTCGTCTCCTTCATCAACTTTTTCACCTCCATCCTGGCTACTCTGGTGGTGTTCGCCGTGCTGGGCTTCAAGGCAAACCTCATGAACGAGAAGTGTGTCATGGA GAATGGAGAGAAGATCCTTGGCTACCTGAACTCTAACGTGCTGAGTCATGACCTCATTCCGCCACACGTGAACTTCTCCCAGCTGTCCACCGTAGACTACGCTGAGATATACGCCGTCATCAAGACGGTGAAGGAGGGCAGCTTCGCCGAGCTGAGCCTGGACCCCTGTGTCCTGGAGGATGAGCTTAACAag TCTGTGCAAGGTACAGGCTTGGCTTTTATTGCCTTCACCGAGGCCATGACTCATTTCCCAGCCTCTCCCTTCTGGTCTGTCATGTTCTTCTTCATGCTCATCAACCTGGGCCTGGGCAGTATGATCGGCACCATGACAGGCATCACCACGCCGGTCCTCGACACCTACAAGGTCCAGAAGGAGCTCTTCACAG TGTGCTGCTGCATCATAGCCTTTTTCTGTGGCCTCCTCTTCGTCCAGCGCTCTGGGAACTACTTTGTCACCATGTTTGACGACTACTCCGCTGGTCTGCCTCTCACTATCGTGGTCATCCTGGAGAATGTGTCAGTGGCCTGGATCTACGGCACCAAGAG GTTTATGCAGGACCTGGAGGACATGTTGGGTTTCCGGCCCCACGCCTTCTATTTCTACATGTGGAAGTACGTCTCCCCTTGTTGTCTCATCGTTCTCATCACAGCTACCGTTATCGAGATGGCCATCAGCCCGCCAGGGTACAATGCATGGGTAGAAGAACTG GCTCAGGAGCGTTTCCAGAGCTACCCTCCCTGGGCATTGGCCATGTGCTTCTCCCTCATTGTGGTGGCCATGCTTCCTCTCCCCGTCGTCTTCATCGCCCGCTATTTCAACCTGATGTCCGACGGCTCCAACAAGCTGTCTGTCTCCTATCGCAAGAACATGATGAAGGACATCTCCAACCTGGAAGAGGTGGATGAGGCGCGCTCCATCCTGGGCAAAAACCCAGGAGAGACGCCCTCGCCTAAGCCCCCATCCCAAGCCTACCTCGGCCCCCCTGGCACCAACCCCCTGGAAAACCCTAACTCCCTGTCCCCCAACAGCTGCTACGGGACAAGCTACCAGAACGCCATCAGCCCACAACCTCCACCACCCCTATCACCCCCACTACCACTGAGTCCAACTCATGATCACTGTCCATCTTCTTCATGTCCCTCCCCTAGCCTGACCCTAGATCCCTAA